The DNA window CATCCCGATGACAATCGGAAACTACTGGGTGCTCGATAGCACGCTCTACGATGCGTCGGGCACATCGCATGCGGGCGGCACGGATTCGATCAAGATCAAATCCAGCACGATCAGTCCGAAGGACGGCAGCACGTATTTCGATTTGAAGTATTATTGGCTGATGCCGACGAATGTCGGTGTGTACATTGCAGCACCGCCGAATTTCTACAGTGCGTATCGCTATTTCAAATATCCGGCAAACCCCGGCGAAATCTTCCGCGACCATACGGATTATATGACCATGCCGTTTCCGATCACTTCAAAGCCCGATTCGATCGCAACGATGGTGTCGAACTATGTAGTGCAAAAGAACAGTGTATCGGTCACCGTCGCGGCTGGTACGTTCAACTGCTATGAGTACCAGACTGACTGGAAAGAGGTCCGAGGAAATGCGACCCTCCAGCGAGACATTTATTATCTGTGTCCGAATGTCGGATACGTCCGGATCGAACACTATTCGATCCAAGGGGCGGACATTTCGGCCCTGCATTTGCGTTCACGAGTCGATCTGCGTTCGTACTCCGTTCACTAACGAAGTACCTGCAATTCGGCGATCGACCGGACCGTCGGATACTGCGACTCTTCGGGGGCGCCGGTCGGTTCGCGTTTGACCCAAACGGAGTTGATGCCGACACGCCGAGGTGCACGTACATCCCATTCCAAATTATCGCCGATCATCCAAGCGCTACTTGCGTCGGCATCCATCGTCACGAGGGCATGAAGGAAGATGCGCTCGTCCGGTTTGCCGATGCCCACTTCCCCTTCGATGAAAATCTGCTCGAAGTAGTCTGCGAGCGCGAAGCGTTCGATCTTGCTTCGCTGCATCCAGCCCATGCCGTTGGTGACGAGCCCCAGCCTGATACCTTCCGAACGCAGCATTGCGAGCGTATCGAGCGCCCCGTCGATGACATGCATTAACGAAGCATGATGCGCAGTGTATGCATCGCCAAGCTGGTCGGCGAAGTCGAGATCGTCTCGCTCGAGCCGCTGAAACGCCAAGCG is part of the Bacteroidota bacterium genome and encodes:
- a CDS encoding HAD family hydrolase; translation: MPTTLHTPSVVLFDLDDTIIASDVHANQAWFEATKPHFDTPEHERLLDALEQSRQWFWGDPERHRVARQDIPQARRDIARLAFQRLERDDLDFADQLGDAYTAHHASLMHVIDGALDTLAMLRSEGIRLGLVTNGMGWMQRSKIERFALADYFEQIFIEGEVGIGKPDERIFLHALVTMDADASSAWMIGDNLEWDVRAPRRVGINSVWVKREPTGAPEESQYPTVRSIAELQVLR